One segment of Terriglobales bacterium DNA contains the following:
- a CDS encoding DUF1572 family protein, with product MSIAAAYLDEARRSLRGHKRLAEGAIAQLRDQELFYQPDPESNSVAVIVKHIAGNMRSRLSDFLTTDGEKPDRHRDQEFEMSSGATRADLMEMWERSWKIAFDTIASLKPEDLERTVTIRGEPLTALQALHRAVAHYAYHVGQIVFLAKHIRGAEWKTLSIARGQSEQVNAAKVTGKPARAEPEKSGQRN from the coding sequence ATGTCCATTGCTGCCGCCTACCTCGATGAAGCCCGACGTTCGCTGCGCGGGCACAAGCGACTCGCGGAGGGCGCAATCGCGCAGCTTCGCGACCAGGAATTGTTCTACCAGCCCGATCCGGAATCCAACAGCGTCGCCGTGATCGTCAAGCACATTGCCGGGAACATGCGCTCGCGGCTCAGCGACTTCCTGACCACCGATGGTGAGAAGCCCGACCGGCATCGCGACCAGGAATTTGAAATGTCGAGCGGCGCCACGCGCGCCGATCTGATGGAGATGTGGGAAAGAAGCTGGAAGATCGCATTCGACACCATCGCCTCGCTCAAGCCGGAAGATCTGGAACGAACGGTGACCATTCGCGGGGAGCCGCTCACCGCATTGCAGGCGCTGCATCGGGCGGTGGCGCATTATGCCTACCACGTGGGACAGATTGTTTTCCTGGCGAAGCACATTCGCGGCGCCGAGTGGAAAACCTTGAGCATCGCGCGCGGCCAGTCGGAGCAGGTCAACGCCGCCAAGGTTACGGGAAAGCCGGCCCGCGCCGAACCGGAGAAGTCGGGTCAGAGAAATTGA